TTCAGATGGTAAGATATTTCCTGAAATATTTTTAGATACATCAGTAGTTTTTGAAAGTTTTTACCCCGGACTTGCTCCTTCAATTTAAAATCCCACCATCCTACTGTGTGCTAATAAATGATGACACTCCTGATTGTCTTTTATGTAGGCAATTTACCGATTTTGTGAAGCCAATACATCCTCATAATCTGAAACTGTCTTCCTGTTAAAACACTTTAGTAGACTAGTAGCGGGACAGATGGAGTAGCAATTATTGATGTGTGAGATCATGAAATAGGAATGATATATATAGTTCTCATGATGTAGGTCAACCTACTTAAGCTCATATGCATGGAACACATCCCAGCAAAGTGGTTCGTTTGACAATCTTTCTTAATTTGACCTTTACAATATTTTAATATGCAGGTTCTTTGCAACATTCAGGTCTTCGCCAAAGCAATGCCATCACTTTTTTCTCCATATTACGAAGATTTTTTCATCAGCTCTTCTGATTCATATCGAACAAAAACTCTGAAGCTTGAAATACTTTCCACCATAGCTACAAAAACTTCAATTTCCTCTATATTTCTGGAGTTTCAGGTAATGGTCTACATTTTGTTTATCCTTCTATCTGAGGAACCTGGGGCTTTATACTTTGGTATCAAAATTACACTGTTTTTGCTCCTATTGTTGGCTGAATTTGGAGAAAGTGTTCTGAAATATTTTGGAGGTTTGAATAGGAAATCAGTACTTCAGTAGTGACATAAAATATCTATGAATGTTTTGTTGGGAAATGATCTGATGTATATCTGTAAGAAGTTTTCAAGTTGATATTTCTTGTCAGTAATATTTTGTTTCAGTTTGTGGAAGGTTGTTCCCTATCCCGATGCCATATATTGTTTTTGTTTACCAATTCAAAATGTTTTTTCTAGATATCTCATCCCACTATAAATTCAGTTTTCTCAATATAGATTTGATTCATTCCTTTGTTGCTAGCTTATTCAGAGTCCAATTTTAGTTCTCTAGTCCTAATAGGATACTGTATCTTACTATTTAGGTTTTgtttgtttgcaagtttggcACTGTGGCTCTTTCTATAGTATTATGGTCTAGGCGTTTctggattttaaaaaaaataatgattcATATCTTTAAGTCTATTTTTAGGATCATGTTAGAGATCCTGATAGGAGGTTTGCTGCTGATACTGTTGCTGCCATTGGTTTATGTGCACAAAAACTCCCTGATGTTTCCAACACATGTTTGGAAGCGCTATTGTATCTGGCTTTGTCTGGTAATTGTTATTCCAGTGATACATTGTAGATCTTCATACCCATAACTTTATTTCTGAAAGTTCTTTGATGTAATTCAACTTTCAGAATCTTCTAACAATGCTGTGGCATTGATGGGCGAGGAAGAAATTTTATTAGTTCAAGTAGTCAAGTCTATCATGGCAATCATAAAACAAGATCCTCACAGTCATGAGAGAGTAAGTTTATCAATCTCCTTTCCTGTTTAGTctgtttatttttatatttgtattaatttttttctcttatgtGTACGGGTTATACTATCTGTTTATGTATGCATCTTAGTAATAGCTGGGTATCCTTAATAAACTGATCATCATGATTTTATGACATTTGTAAGATCACTTCTAACTTCCTGATGTGTGGGACCTTTCTTCCCTTGCCAGATTCATGTTTAAGCTTCTGTTTCTATATGCTTGATGAAACTGGGTAGCAAATTTACCATGGAAGTTGTGAAACATGGTACTCTTTTGATAGTGCATGGATAATATACCATTTATTTCATGAAATAGAGAACAATTTGATTTTCAATCATGTAGAAAGTTATCATTTTGAAGCTTTAGAGTGGTTGTGCTTGTCCTGCATCGAGAATCTTATAAACACTCGGAGAACAATATGATTTTCAATTCCTGTGATGATTTTCTCTCATATATCAAGAATCTTATAAACTTAACCTGAACTTGATTGAAGGTCATTGTTCATTTGGTTCGAAGTTTGGATTCAATGTCTGCACCTGCAGCACGTGCAATGGTCATATGGATGCTGGGTGAATACTGCAACATTGGAGTCCTCACGTCTAAAATGATACCAACCATATTTAAGTACCTTGCTCATCGCTTTCACTCAGAATCAGTTGAAACAAAGCTCCAGATTGTTAATGCTTGTGTCAAGGTAGTCATCAGTACTCAATAGTAACTCTTTTGGTTGCATTTAGTATCCTCATCTGGACCTATATGATTACTTAACTTGGTTAAATATGGCCCGTTGTAAAGTATGGTGAAAATTTAACTTTGCTTGTAGCTCTATATTGTGTTACGATATTAAGATGCATGGATTTAATCATCTTAGAATGGTATGtcaaaaattttcttttttattgctTTCTTTGACCTGCATATTCAAGCATGTATTGGTTTCTTGTTTTATGGTTTTACTCTATGCATCTGCTTATTCTGGTATGTCATACACAGTTTATAAGTCAAGGTTGATGAAATCAAGTACTCCATGTTTCTGTGCTTTGTGGTGGGTATATCTTTCAAGTTTTATCCACTTTggattctttttttttggtgatATTAATTGGTATGTCATCCACGGCATCCACCTTgtttaaattcataaattagAATATGCTTAGGAGAAAGGATTAGAAATTCTTTGTTCAGTTTGGGCTTTACAGTCCCACTAGTTGCATGAGATAAGGAAAATTAGCTCACTGTTGAGGAACCTCACCAATCtgcataatatattaaaaagttGGATACGAGAATATAAGGAGAATGAATGAGGCATATCCATTTTTAAGCATGTTTTTGAACAACTTCTCAAACTCTCAACATTCTTATTACCCATTATACTAGAATAGTAGAGAGGTTTTCCATCGAAGAAACCACTATCTCTACCCTACCTCTTGCTTCAGTTTCTTTCTTTTGTTATACTGAACAGTGAACATGTAGTAGAGAGATTTTCCATCGAAGAAACCACCATCTCTACCCTGCCTTCTGCTTCAGTTCCTTTCTTTTGCTATAGTATACTAAACATGCAATGATGAAAAATGCTACAATGCTTCAATTCCCAGAAATTTGTCTGAATGCACTATTTATGTGGTTCCTGCTTAGGACTGTTGTTAGCTATGGTATGGTTACACAAAATTATACAGACCAATTACTGaaacattaaaaagaaaatttaaaggTTGCAGAGATGCAACTTGGCCATTTTGATTACCATGATTACAAACACGGACATCTTGCATCAGAAAGACAAGGAATAATCAAAGAACACGAATTTCTCTTGTGAAAACTAGTATGTAATTATGTATGTAGCCTAACAATGCTATCAAACTTTTAATTTGTAGTAATATATATGTTGAAGTAAATACCCATTTCTAACATGTCACCAAATAAATCTTTTCTTGACTAGTTTAGCCCTGATGTTGAAAAACATAGCTAATTGGTGAGTTCAGGCTATGGGTTGAACCTCAAGCCTATTCTGTGTTAGATTTAATGGATGATGAATATCTGATTCATGGTTGGTTCTGGATATATCGTATTAATCCTCATATGGTTAATCCACAATCTGTCTTCATATGTTTCCAGGTCCTACTACGTGCCAAAGTGGAAGATATATCTGAACTGCGATTAGCCATAAGTTATGTTCTTGAACTAGCCAAATATGACTTGAACTATGATGTCCGCGACCGTGCTCGTGTTCTGAAGAATTTTTTGTCACACTGCAAGGGGTTCAATTATTTGGAAGAAGCAGATTACCGAACTGAGTTCAATGACCTGACATATGTATTTGCTGAATACATATTTGGAGGAACCAAAAAAGTGCCATCTGAATCATTCAGTTATAGGTTTTATCTTCCTGGTTCTCTTTCACAAATAGTACTTCATGCAGCTCCAGGATACGAACCTCTCCCAGAACCTTGTAGTTTTGCGGATGACGAGACTGGTCATTCCCCAACTAATGTGCATAATGATCACGAATCAAATGAAATTGATGATTCTGATGACATATCAGGTTCTCTTGATGAAGAGAACACGTCTGATTACAGTTCTGAGTCTGTTTCTGGTGAAGGCGGAGACAGTTATATTGCATCGGATAGTGGTGAAGATGAAGAAGCTGGTACGTTAATTCATCTTTCAGATGATGCTCCTGATTCTGGAGATCATGACAGAGTCTCAGTAAAGAATACGTCATCTGGATTGATGGATGCTGGTGAGTTAATGTCCAAAAGAGCTCTTGAGTCTTGGTTGAATGAGAATTCGGATTCGGGACAGAATTCATCCAATCTGAGTCAGGTTCAGAGATCATTGGCCAGAATATCAATTAAAGACATTGGTCAGCTGGTTAAACCAAAGTCATATACACTTTTAGATCCTACAAATGGGAATGGGTTAAGTGTAATTTATAGATTTTCTTCTGAGGTGTCAAAAGTATCTAAAGAACTGGCATGCATACATGTTTCTTTTAGCAACCATTCAGAAGAGCCTatgtgcaatattttccttgctGAAGAGAAACCTAACCCAAGTCCAGATTCTTCAGAGAAATCCGGGTCACCAAGTGAAAGGTAATGTTACCTATCCTTGATGTGCCTATCTGAAACTCGATTAAAGCATTTGTCACGTTAAGCTGCTTTTCTTATTCTGGCATGCTTCTATCACCTTAATGGTTTTTCATAATCAACTCTAATATCATTATTGTTTTTATTCCAACGTGATTGTTCTAGCAGTCTCAGGCTAATGTTTTTTCTTGATGTACAGTGTATTGGTGTCTCATGATAAAGAAGCAACATTAATCCCCATGGAAGAGATAGACAGGCTTAATCCTGGTCAACCAGCAGATAGAGTTCTCCAGGTTCGCTTTGAACACCATCTGTTACCTTTGAAG
This sequence is a window from Salvia splendens isolate huo1 chromosome 14, SspV2, whole genome shotgun sequence. Protein-coding genes within it:
- the LOC121764945 gene encoding AP3-complex subunit beta-A-like isoform X3, whose amino-acid sequence is MLTQFGATAESLSKASTMMFRIGTDAHLYDDPDDVSIAPLLDSKFESEKCEALKRLLALIAQGFDISNYFPQVVKNVATQSLEVKKLVYLYLLHYAEKRPNEALLSINYFQKDLGDPNPLVRAWALRTMAGIRLHAIASLVLVAVGKCARDPSVYVRKCAAIALPKLHDLRLEEHTAAIEEIFVEDMTMPHELITTEYMKSMIAYRLDYNLAFDNLHIFWRIYLSSSESQHIVGMLLKDNSPGVVGAAASAFASICPNNFSLIGRNYKRLCEILPDVEEWGQIVLIGILLRYAIAKHGLVRESLMLSFEDLEIQSQEKDDPESSHLTCTSPLLWSYNSAVVLAAAGVHWIMAPKEDIRKIVKPLIFLLRSSGSSKYVVLCNIQVFAKAMPSLFSPYYEDFFISSSDSYRTKTLKLEILSTIATKTSISSIFLEFQDHVRDPDRRFAADTVAAIGLCAQKLPDVSNTCLEALLYLALSESSNNAVALMGEEEILLVQVVKSIMAIIKQDPHSHERVIVHLVRSLDSMSAPAARAMVIWMLGEYCNIGVLTSKMIPTIFKYLAHRFHSESVETKLQIVNACVKVLLRAKVEDISELRLAISYVLELAKYDLNYDVRDRARVLKNFLSHCKGFNYLEEADYRTEFNDLTYVFAEYIFGGTKKVPSESFSYRFYLPGSLSQIVLHAAPGYEPLPEPCSFADDETGHSPTNVHNDHESNEIDDSDDISGSLDEENTSDYSSESVSGEGGDSYIASDSGEDEEAGTLIHLSDDAPDSGDHDRVSVKNTSSGLMDAGELMSKRALESWLNENSDSGQNSSNLSQVQRSLARISIKDIGQLVKPKSYTLLDPTNGNGLSVIYRFSSEVSKVSKELACIHVSFSNHSEEPMCNIFLAEEKPNPSPDSSEKSGSPSESVLVSHDKEATLIPMEEIDRLNPGQPADRVLQVRFEHHLLPLKLVLSCDGRKQQVKLRPDIGYFIKPLPMDIESFLKKESQLPGMFENIRRCTFSEHLNQQNDKDEPPQKDIFLMICEKLALKMLSNANLHLVSVDMPVAANLDDLSGISLRLSGEILNNSVPCLVTLTLKGTCAEPLEVSVKINCEETVFGLNLLNRIVNFLAEPPR
- the LOC121764945 gene encoding AP3-complex subunit beta-A-like isoform X2, with the translated sequence MLTQFGATAESLSKASTMMFRIGTDAHLYDDPDDVSIAPLLDSKFESEKCEALKRLLALIAQGFDISNYFPQVVKNVATQSLEVKKLVYLYLLHYAEKRPNEALLSINYFQKDLGDPNPLVRAWALRTMAGIRLHAIASLVLVAVGKCARDPSVYVRKCAAIALPKLHDLRLEEHTAAIEEIVGMLLKDNSPGVVGAAASAFASICPNNFSLIGRNYKRLCEILPDVEEWGQIVLIGILLRYAIAKHGLVRESLMLSFEDLEIQSQEKDDPESSHLTVRKPFDGASLDICTEIADIVARSYLEGPDKYLARLGHVNQDSLGFDGSCITSATSNDDVKILLQCTSPLLWSYNSAVVLAAAGVHWIMAPKEDIRKIVKPLIFLLRSSGSSKYVVLCNIQVFAKAMPSLFSPYYEDFFISSSDSYRTKTLKLEILSTIATKTSISSIFLEFQDHVRDPDRRFAADTVAAIGLCAQKLPDVSNTCLEALLYLALSESSNNAVALMGEEEILLVQVVKSIMAIIKQDPHSHERVIVHLVRSLDSMSAPAARAMVIWMLGEYCNIGVLTSKMIPTIFKYLAHRFHSESVETKLQIVNACVKVLLRAKVEDISELRLAISYVLELAKYDLNYDVRDRARVLKNFLSHCKGFNYLEEADYRTEFNDLTYVFAEYIFGGTKKVPSESFSYRFYLPGSLSQIVLHAAPGYEPLPEPCSFADDETGHSPTNVHNDHESNEIDDSDDISGSLDEENTSDYSSESVSGEGGDSYIASDSGEDEEAGTLIHLSDDAPDSGDHDRVSVKNTSSGLMDAGELMSKRALESWLNENSDSGQNSSNLSQVQRSLARISIKDIGQLVKPKSYTLLDPTNGNGLSVIYRFSSEVSKVSKELACIHVSFSNHSEEPMCNIFLAEEKPNPSPDSSEKSGSPSESVLVSHDKEATLIPMEEIDRLNPGQPADRVLQVRFEHHLLPLKLVLSCDGRKQQVKLRPDIGYFIKPLPMDIESFLKKESQLPGMFENIRRCTFSEHLNQQNDKDEPPQKDIFLMICEKLALKMLSNANLHLVSVDMPVAANLDDLSGISLRLSGEILNNSVPCLVTLTLKGTCAEPLEVSVKINCEETVFGLNLLNRIVNFLAEPPR